One Sphingomonas endolithica genomic window, CCGAAGAACTCCAGCTTGTTCAGGTAATTACCAATAACGCGCAGGTTGAAGAGACCGACCGACCCAGCATCCAGTCGATAGCTGAAGTTGACGTCCAGTCCGGATGTCGCAAAGCTTGCAACGTTCTGCGGCAGAACCGTGAAGCTCGTGATGTTGCCTACGTCCGCTGTGCTTGTCTCCGTCGGCGTACGCGTGATGAGTCCGCAGAATGCGTTCTGCAACGTCGGCTGATCGACGCACAATTGGGCCACCTGCTCCGGCGCCACTGTGTTGATTGCGTTCTTCAGCTTGATGTCGTACCAATCCGCGCGAAGCGTAAGGCCGGGCAGGAAGCGTGGCTGCACCACTGCGCCTGCCGTCCAGGTCGTCGCCTCTTCTTCGCTCAGATCGCGATTGCCGCCGCTGAAGCCCGAAATGTTGGCACTCCGCGCGTCGACATAGGTCGCAGGGTTTGCAACACCGAGTCCGCCAAGCAGCGCTTGGCAATTGGCAGCACGATACTGCGTACCGTTCTGTATCTCCGTACGATCGCAAGGGTCGGTAATGAACTGGAACGTCTGCGACAACGCGCCGAACAACTCACCGATGTTGGGTGCACGCACAGCCTTGGAGTAGGTGCCGTTGAACGTGATGTCGCGCACTGGTGCCCACGTGCCGTCCACCTTCCACGTCGTGGTCCGTCCGATGGTCGAGTAGTCGGAGACTCGCGCAGCCGCACCAAATTCTAGTCGATGGGCGAAAGGCATGTCGCGGAGCAGTGGGACGTTGAGTTCGCCGAACACTTCCTTGACGTCGAACGAGCCCTTGTCTCGGCCCAGTGCATTGGTGAAGGTCAGCCCCTGCGCGGCGATTGGATCGGGTGTGAAGCTGCTCTGTTCCTTGCGGTATTCGGCACCCACGGCGAAGCCGACCGGGCCGCCGGGCAGCCGGAAGAATTGTCCGAAATCACCGCTCAACGACCCGCTGACGACGTGCTGGCGAATACGCGAGCGATCCTGGGTGTTCGCACGCACGAAGTCGAACGCGGCCGCGCTCGCGACGTTGTCGCCGAACAGGTTGAACGGCACGCACTCGCCCGGCCGGAACGTCGCCGGCGCACCCGTGTAACGGCCTGTGGTAGGATCGACATAGGGCTGGTCGATGACCGCAGTCGGATCGACATTGATGCGGCAGGTAGTCTGGCCATTCGCCGGATTCCGCACGGCATCGATGGCGTACAGGAAGCGGTCGTCATAGACGTCGTTGACGTAATTGTTGGTCACGTTGGTTTGGCCGAACACGTACGAGATCTCGTACTTGGCGTGGTCGCTCACGTCGCCGCGCGCACCCACGACGGTGCGGAAGGTCTCGCGCTCGATGGTTTCGCCACGCTGCCCGATGTCGAAATTGTCGCGCGTCACCAACACGCCGCCATTCCCGGCAAGCGCTGCGGGGAGGTAGGGGTTGTCGTCGGCGATCTGCAGGTAATAGTCGAACGACGGCTGCCCGAGCGAGAACGTCTTGCTGTTGGCATATTTGCCTTCGACGAACACAGTCAGTGCCGGCGAGACATCGAAATGGCCCAATACGTTGACCACGTGGCGCTTGATCTGCGGCAACAGGTCATTCTGGTAATCAGCAATGCGCGTGCCATTGCCACCGGTCGAGTAACCGGGTTGCACGACGGTGCCGATGTCGAACGGTACCAATTGGCCCGCGCCGTTGACGATATAGTCCGGCGCACCATCGCCAGTGACGTCGATCCCACCTTCGCGCGCGGTATCGTTGTAGCGGATATCCCGCGTAGGAATGCGATCAGGGATGCCGTTGCTCGCGCCGCCGGAATAGCCCGACTGGAATTCAGGATCGGCGGGATTACGATAGAAGCCGGTCAGGTTGCTGCCCACTAGCCGATCCCGATCACGCGATTCCAACCGGCTTTCTTCGCCGTATTCGTACGCGACCGCGATGTTGCCGCGACCCCCAGCGAAGTTCTTGCCAGCCGTCACGCTGATCAAGCGCTTGCCGGAATCGCCCTGTTCAGAAATGCCGGCTTGGCCGCGAGCAGAAATGCCTTCGAAATTCTTCTTCAGCACGAAATTGACGACGCCAGTCACCGCGTCAGCACCATAAACTGCGGAAGCACCGCCGGTAAGCACATCGACGCGCTCCACCAGGTCGACAGGAATGGTGTTGATATCGACGGCCTGGCTACCGGGCACCGAAGCGACGTGCCGGCGACCATCGACCAGCGTCAACGTGCGCTCTGTCCCCAGATTGCGGAGGTCGAGCAAGTTGAGACCCGTACCACCGATGCCCGCACGGCTGCCCGAATTGTCCGCAGACGTCGACGACCCCTGCAGGGCTGGGAAGCCGGTGAGGAATTCGGTCAGGTTGGTCGTACCCGACTGCTGAATGCTCGCCGCACCGAGCGACACGACTGGGCTTGGTGTATCAAAGTCTGGTCGGCGGATGCGAGAGCCAGTTACGACAATATCGCCATCGGTGCTGCCGTCTGCAGACGCAGGGTTCGCCTGCGCCGAGGGCTCAGATGGGGTCGGGAGGTTACCTTCGGCACCTGGCAGCGCCTGCTGCTGCGCTAGCGCAGGCGTCGACATCATGGCCGTCGCCAATGCCAGAGCCGCAGTACCGAGACGCCAATTTAGCTTGATCATGTGTCCTGCCCTTGTCAGCCGAATAATATGACAAAATCAGGACATTATTGCTGACGTACAATCAACCCTCTGAAACCAAAAAGGAATTCGTGTTGCACCGGTGCAACAGTCATAGTAGGCAACAAAAGAGGGGCAGCCTTTCGGCCGCCCCTCTGCATCTAAATTGTAGCTCGATCAGTAGCGGTAATGATCCGGCTTGAACGGCCCCTCGACCGGCACGCCGATGTATCCGGCCTGCTTCGGCGTCAGCTGCGACAGCTTTACGCCGAGCTTTTCGAGATGCAGCGCGGCGACCTTTTCGTCGAGATGCTTGGGCAGGACGTACACTTCGTTCTTGTAGTTCTCGCCCTTGGTGAAGAGCTCGATCTGCGCCAGCGTCTGGTTGGTGAAGCTGGCCGACATCACGAATGACGGGTGACCGGTTGCGCAGCCCAGGTTCACCAGGCGGCCCTTGGCGAGGATGATGATCTGCTTGCCGTCCGGGAACTTCACCAGATCGGTGCCCGGCTTCACTTCGGTCCACTCATAGTTGGACAAAGCCGAGATCTGGATCTCGCTGTCGAAGTGTCCGATGTTGCAGACGATCGACATCGGCTTCATCGCCTTGATGTGATCGGCGGTGATGACATCGGCATTGCCGGTCGCGGTCACGAAGATGTCGGCGCGAGTGACGGCCTCTTCCATCGTAACGACTTCGAAGCCTTCCATCGCCGCCTGCAGAGCGCAGATCGGATCGACCTCGGTGACCATCACGCGCGCGCCACCATTGCGCAGCGACTGGGCCGAGCCCTTGCCGACGTCACCGAAGCCGGCGACGACCGCGACCTTGCCGGCGAGCATCACGTCGGTGGCGCGACGGATCGCGTCGACCAGCGACTCCTTGCAACCGTACAGGTTGTCGAACTTCGACTTGGTCACCGAGTCGTTGACGTTGATCGCCGGGAACGGCAGCTCGCCCTTCTTCGCGATCTCGTACAGGCGGTGCACGCCGGTCGTTGTCTCTTCCGAAACGCCCTTCAGGTTCTTGACCGTCTCGGTCAGGTAGCCCGGATACTTGGCGACGAACGCCTTCAGCGCGCGCTGGAACTCGACTTCCTCGTCATTCTCCGGCTCGCCGAGCGTCGCGCCAGCTTCGAGCTTGGCGCCCCACAAAGCGAACATCGTCGCGTCGCCACCGTCGTCAAGGATGATATTGGCGGTCTGGCCGTCCGTATCAGCGCCCCAGTTGAAGATGTCGCCGACATAATCCCAATAATCGGCCAGGCTTTCGCCCTTGATCGCGAACACTGGCACGCCGGTCGCAGCGATAGCGGCGGCGGCGTGGTCCTGGGTCGAGAAGATGTTGCAGGTCGCCCAGCGCACATCCGCGCCCAAGGCGGTCAGCGTCTCGATCAGCACGGCAGTCTGGATCGTCATGTGCAGCGAGCCGGTGATCCGCGCGCCCTTCAGCGGCTGCGACGGGCCGAACTCCGAACGGAGCGACATCAGACCCGGCATTTCGGTCTCGGCGATGTTGATCTCGGCGCGACCGAAATCGGCGAGGCTGATGTCGGCGACGACATAATCTTGGGTGTCGAGCACAGGGGCGGTGGCCACAGGGTATCTCCGGTCAAACGAATGGATGCCGCGCCTTACGCCTGGCACGGCTGAAAATCAAATATAAAGATGTCTTTATATGTTGCCTAGGCCGTCCCTGCACCGCTTGCCAACAGGCGCGCATCCACCCCTGCTTCGGCAAAGCCCCGCTCCCAGCGCTCGCTCGCGGGCGTGTCGTACAACAATGCCAGGTCACCGTTGACGTTGAACCAGCCGTGTCGCGTCAATTCCTCGTCAAGCTGCCCGTCGCCCCACGCGGCATAGCCCAGTGCGACGACGAAGCGGCTCGGTCCGGCGCCCTCGGCAATCGCCCGCAATACATCAATCGTGCCGGACATCGCCCAGCGCCCGGCGACATCGATCGTGTCCTGCCCGCCCCAGTCGGTCGAATGGATCACGAAGCCGCGGCGCGGCTCGACCGGACCGCCCAGATGCACCGGCGCGTTCGGTGCCGCACCAGGATCGATCGCGAACTGTTCAAGCAGCGTGTGCAGCCCGAGCCCGTTAATGACGGTACCCAGCCCGATCCCGACCGCACCCTGCTCGTCATGCGCGCACACGGCGATAGCCGCACGCTCGAACCGGGGATCGCCGATCCCGGGCATGGCGAGCAGAAACTGGCCGGTGAGATATCGCGCGCTTTCCATGACTTGCGATTGTAACGGCGCACGCGACGGCTCGCCATGCTTGAAATCAGTATCAGTTGATACGAGTTAGGGATGAGGTCGCGCTCTTGTGCGACGGCAGGAGATTGAATGATGACGATTAGCGTCGGCGACCGTATTCCCACCACCACCCTCACCAAGGTCACCGCCAGCGGTCCTGACCAAGTCAGCTCCGACGAATTCTTCAAGGGCCGCAAGATCGTACTGGTCGCCGTGCCCGGCGCGTTCACGCCGACCTGCTCCGCGCGACACCTCCCCAGCTTCGTCGACAAGGCCGATGAACTGAAAGCCAAGGGCGTGGACGAGATCGCCTTCACCTCGGTCAACGACGCGTTCGTCATGGATGCCTGGGCCAAGAGCGCAGATGCGGGCGACATCACCATGCTGGCCGATGGCAATGGCGACTTCGCCGAGGCAATCGGGCTGACGATGGACGGATCGAAGTTCGGCATGGGCAAGCGCAGCCAGCGTTACTCGATGCTGGTCGAGGACGGCGTGGTCAGGCAGTTGAACGTCGAAGCCCCAGGCGAATTCAACGTGTCGTCGGCGGAACATCTGCTGAGCGAAATCTGACACGGGATTGGAACGCGGGGCGTCTGGTTGCGTTTACGCAACGAACAATCTCCAAGGAGCCCGTCATGAACGACACCACCGCAAACACCAACAACGACACCGCGACCGACAAGACGGTGCTCGAGCAGACCCAAGAGACGGTGACGGCGGCGGTTCAGACCGCCACCGAGGCTGTCACCTCCGCCTTCGGTTCGACCGTGGAAGCCGCCAAGAACAACCCTGTAGCAGCGGCGGCGATTGCCGCTGGTGCTGCGGCAGCCGTTGCCGGTGCTGCGTTCGGTGTCAGCAAGCTGCTCGAGGCAGATGCCAAGCCCAAGACGGCATCCAAGACGAACTCGAAAAAGTCGTAATCGGCAGAGCAGATTAGGGGGCGCGTTCTTACCCGAGAGCGCGCCCTTCGTGCGTGCTGCTTGCTGACTGCCCCCGTCTTGCCAGCGTCACGAAGGTGGCTTAGCGACAGCAGATGACAACTGCCGCCGACATCGTCGCCGAACTCGACACCCTATATTGCGCCTCGGTCGAACGGCTGCAGGCCGCGCTGACTGATTTTATCGCGAACGGAACTATACCGGACCCCGCCTGTCGTCGTGACGGCAGCTTTGCTTATCCCGAAATACGGCTGACCTATCGCGGCGGCAACGATCGCCCCGCACCCATGCGCTCGTTTGGTCGCCTCGGTACCGAGGGCGAATACAAGATCAGCGTGACCAAGCCGGCAATTTTCGCCGACTATCTGATCGAGCAGCTGACCCTGCTGATCGAGGATTACGACGTCGAAGTGCAAGCGGTGGAGGGGCGGCAGGAAATCCCCTTCCCCTACGTGCTCGATCCTGGCCATGCGCTCAGCCTGGACGAAATCTCCGCTGCCGATCTAGCGCGGTTCTTCCCGGCCACCGAACTGGCCAATATTGGCGACGAGATTGCCGACGGGCTGTGGGTCGCCAGTGACGAAACACGGCCGTTGGCCCTTTTCGATGGCCTGCGGACCGATTTCAGCCTCGCGCGTCTGCGGCATTACATGGGCACGCCCGCCGAACATTCGCAGCGCTTCGTGCTGTTCACCAACTATCACCGCTATGTCGACGAGTTCGTCCGCTGGGCGGCGGGGCAACTCGGCCCAGATGCGGATGGCAATCCCAGCCGCTTCACCGGCCTGTCCGGCGCGGGCGGGATCATGATCCACCATGGCGACGATGCCGACAAGATCGTCAGTGACAGCGCTTGGCGGCGGCACCAGATGCCGGCCTATCACCTGATGGCGGACGATCGCACCGGGATCACATTGGTCAATATCGGCGTCGGCCCGTCCAACGCCAAGACGATCACCGATCACTTGGCGGTGCTGCGCCCAGAGGCTTGGCTGATGATCGGCCATTGCGGCGGCCTGCGCCCGAGCCAGCGGATCGGCGACTACGTCCTCGCGCACGCCTATCTGCGCGACGATCACGTGCTCGACGACGTGCTGCCGCCGGAGATTCCGGTGCCCGCGATCGCCGAAGTCCAGGTCGCCATGGCGCGTGCGGCGGAGACGATCTCCGGCCAGTCGGGTGACGAGCTCAAGCGTCGCCTGCGCACCGGCACGATCGTCACCACCGACGATCGCAATTGGGAACTACGCTACTCGAAGTCGGCACTGCGCTTTTCGCTCAGCCGCGCGGTCGGGATCGACATGGAATCCGCCACCATCGCCGCCCAGGGCTATCGCTTCCGCGTGCCCTACGGCACCTTGCTGTGCGTGTCGGACAAGCCGCTGCACGGCGAATTGAAGCTGCCGGGCCAGGCCAACCGCTTCTACGAACGGGCGATCAACGAGCATATGCGGATCGGCATCGAGACGTGCGAGGAGCTGCGTCGCGAAGGCGCCAAGCTGCACAGCCGCAAGCTGCGCGCGTTCAACGAGCCGCCCTTCCGGTGACCTAGGCGCGGGCAGGATCGCCCTTAGGGAAACCGTTCCGGAGTTGTGCGTTACGCTAGCTCAACGACTTCAGGAGTCATCCTATGGCCACCCCGCCCAAGAATCCGACCGACGGCACCCAGCCTCCCGCTCCCCGCAAGCCCGCAACGCCGCGCAAGACGACGCGCAAGGCGCCAGCCACCGGAGCGGCCAAGGCCCCCGCGCGCAAGCCTGCGACACCGCGCAACACCGTCACGAACTCCGCTGCTGCGAAGCCGGCGACGGCAGCCAGGAAGCCTGCAGCCAAGCGGAACGCCAGCACCAAGGCACCTGCCACGAGCGCTGCCACGAGCAAGGGGCGGAAATGGGGCATTGCCGCCGTGGTTGGCGGCGTCGGTGCGGCAGTGACCGCAGGCCTGCTGGCGCTACGCGGCAGCACGCCGGTGGACACCCCGTTCACGCCGCACGAGGGTGAGAAGGCGCATCAGGCGGACGGCACTGACTCCTCGGCATCGTTCGAGGCTGGCATTGCCGATGAGGGTACCATTCCTGGGTGAGAGTGGCTCAACTTGTTCCCCGGCGAAGGCCGGGGCCCAGTTGCGGAACCTGATTGTCTTAAGAAGCGCTTCGTCACAGCGACCTGTCCGCCTGGGCCCCGGCCTTCGCCGGGGAACAGTAGATGAGAGGATATTTAGGCGGTCAGCCCTTACCAGCCGCTAGGTTTCCCCTTGTTTTGCATATCCAGCCACTTCTTGAGCGGCGCGAAATAAGCGACCATTGCCTTGCCGGACATTTCACGGCTGCCGGTGAACTTCTCCAGCGCGTCTG contains:
- the ahcY gene encoding adenosylhomocysteinase, translated to MATAPVLDTQDYVVADISLADFGRAEINIAETEMPGLMSLRSEFGPSQPLKGARITGSLHMTIQTAVLIETLTALGADVRWATCNIFSTQDHAAAAIAATGVPVFAIKGESLADYWDYVGDIFNWGADTDGQTANIILDDGGDATMFALWGAKLEAGATLGEPENDEEVEFQRALKAFVAKYPGYLTETVKNLKGVSEETTTGVHRLYEIAKKGELPFPAINVNDSVTKSKFDNLYGCKESLVDAIRRATDVMLAGKVAVVAGFGDVGKGSAQSLRNGGARVMVTEVDPICALQAAMEGFEVVTMEEAVTRADIFVTATGNADVITADHIKAMKPMSIVCNIGHFDSEIQISALSNYEWTEVKPGTDLVKFPDGKQIIILAKGRLVNLGCATGHPSFVMSASFTNQTLAQIELFTKGENYKNEVYVLPKHLDEKVAALHLEKLGVKLSQLTPKQAGYIGVPVEGPFKPDHYRY
- a CDS encoding AMP nucleosidase; the encoded protein is MTTAADIVAELDTLYCASVERLQAALTDFIANGTIPDPACRRDGSFAYPEIRLTYRGGNDRPAPMRSFGRLGTEGEYKISVTKPAIFADYLIEQLTLLIEDYDVEVQAVEGRQEIPFPYVLDPGHALSLDEISAADLARFFPATELANIGDEIADGLWVASDETRPLALFDGLRTDFSLARLRHYMGTPAEHSQRFVLFTNYHRYVDEFVRWAAGQLGPDADGNPSRFTGLSGAGGIMIHHGDDADKIVSDSAWRRHQMPAYHLMADDRTGITLVNIGVGPSNAKTITDHLAVLRPEAWLMIGHCGGLRPSQRIGDYVLAHAYLRDDHVLDDVLPPEIPVPAIAEVQVAMARAAETISGQSGDELKRRLRTGTIVTTDDRNWELRYSKSALRFSLSRAVGIDMESATIAAQGYRFRVPYGTLLCVSDKPLHGELKLPGQANRFYERAINEHMRIGIETCEELRREGAKLHSRKLRAFNEPPFR
- a CDS encoding TonB-dependent receptor domain-containing protein, encoding MSLGAASIQQSGTTNLTEFLTGFPALQGSSTSADNSGSRAGIGGTGLNLLDLRNLGTERTLTLVDGRRHVASVPGSQAVDINTIPVDLVERVDVLTGGASAVYGADAVTGVVNFVLKKNFEGISARGQAGISEQGDSGKRLISVTAGKNFAGGRGNIAVAYEYGEESRLESRDRDRLVGSNLTGFYRNPADPEFQSGYSGGASNGIPDRIPTRDIRYNDTAREGGIDVTGDGAPDYIVNGAGQLVPFDIGTVVQPGYSTGGNGTRIADYQNDLLPQIKRHVVNVLGHFDVSPALTVFVEGKYANSKTFSLGQPSFDYYLQIADDNPYLPAALAGNGGVLVTRDNFDIGQRGETIERETFRTVVGARGDVSDHAKYEISYVFGQTNVTNNYVNDVYDDRFLYAIDAVRNPANGQTTCRINVDPTAVIDQPYVDPTTGRYTGAPATFRPGECVPFNLFGDNVASAAAFDFVRANTQDRSRIRQHVVSGSLSGDFGQFFRLPGGPVGFAVGAEYRKEQSSFTPDPIAAQGLTFTNALGRDKGSFDVKEVFGELNVPLLRDMPFAHRLEFGAAARVSDYSTIGRTTTWKVDGTWAPVRDITFNGTYSKAVRAPNIGELFGALSQTFQFITDPCDRTEIQNGTQYRAANCQALLGGLGVANPATYVDARSANISGFSGGNRDLSEEEATTWTAGAVVQPRFLPGLTLRADWYDIKLKNAINTVAPEQVAQLCVDQPTLQNAFCGLITRTPTETSTADVGNITSFTVLPQNVASFATSGLDVNFSYRLDAGSVGLFNLRVIGNYLNKLEFFGTPGADATDSRGEQRAPKYTVNTDLTWQLGKLTLNYGLSWFDKTLRYSNQTVAGNPDIVAPEYLKMKALWQHDLYASVDVSDRFQFFGGVNNAFGQKPELGSDNTYPVSSIGRYIFAGARVKLPTF
- a CDS encoding peroxiredoxin, with the translated sequence MTISVGDRIPTTTLTKVTASGPDQVSSDEFFKGRKIVLVAVPGAFTPTCSARHLPSFVDKADELKAKGVDEIAFTSVNDAFVMDAWAKSADAGDITMLADGNGDFAEAIGLTMDGSKFGMGKRSQRYSMLVEDGVVRQLNVEAPGEFNVSSAEHLLSEI
- a CDS encoding YqgE/AlgH family protein, which encodes MESARYLTGQFLLAMPGIGDPRFERAAIAVCAHDEQGAVGIGLGTVINGLGLHTLLEQFAIDPGAAPNAPVHLGGPVEPRRGFVIHSTDWGGQDTIDVAGRWAMSGTIDVLRAIAEGAGPSRFVVALGYAAWGDGQLDEELTRHGWFNVNGDLALLYDTPASERWERGFAEAGVDARLLASGAGTA